A single Triticum dicoccoides isolate Atlit2015 ecotype Zavitan chromosome 2A, WEW_v2.0, whole genome shotgun sequence DNA region contains:
- the LOC119356514 gene encoding transcription factor GTE2-like isoform X1 has product MASALIAGRRAQSHHWGDNRGPLAPAPSPNPGHRALPPADGSRAQHPLASPGVGYVTFRPSGLTHREAGALRDRLAGELGQVRALLSRIDAWQQELELEQQHRQPRRGQPREGGLPAPPSKLRAAMRKRCAQILSKLRKDKRSIWFNAPVEVETLGLHDYHAVIKSPMDLGTVKANLAARNYPSHDAFAADVRLTFANALRYNPAGHTVHTFAGDLLASFEKMYAAAVSWFEEECRRLPSLVPVPVPLPVPAELPPPVVPLPAQVKPRAVRMPKPKARELNKRQMSLEEKNMLRAGLESLPEEKMHNVLQIVRKRNVNNPELLGDEIELDIDEMDIETQWELDRFVNNFNKALKKSRRAAMINGGIADVNNADGAGAVNGAVPILVDHADVESENPENTVVPEQVDEYVDIDDEMPTATYQSVEIEKGAEATSVSGGSGSGSSSSSGSGSGSSGDSASEAGDARSLV; this is encoded by the exons ATGGCCTCCGCgctcatcgccggccgccgcgcgcAGAGCCACCACTGGGGGGACAATCGCGGCCCGCTCGCGCCCGCGCCGAGCCCTAACCCCGGCCACCGCGCCCTCCCGCCCGCCGACGGCTCGAGGGCGCAGCACCCGCTGGCCTCGCCGGGGGTCGGCTACGTCACGTTCCGGCCGTCGGGGCTCACGCACCGCGAGGCCGGCGCGCTCCGGGACCGCCTCGCGGGCGAGCTCGGCCAGGTCCGCGCCCTCCTCTCCCGCATCGACGCGTGGCAGCAGGAGCTGGAGCTCGAGCAGCAGCACCGGCAGCCGCGGCGGGGCCAGCCGAGGGAGGGCGGCCTCCCCGCGCCCCCGTCGAAGCTGCGGGCGGCGATGCGGAAGCGGTGCGCGCAGATCCTGTCCAAGCTGCGCAAGGACAAGCGGAGCATCTGGTTCAATGCGCCCGTCGAGGTCGAGACCCTCGGCCTCCACGACTACCACGCCGTCATCAAGAGCCCCATGGACCTCGGCACCGTCAAGGCCAACCTCGCCGCCAGGAACTACCCCTCGCACGACGCCTTCGCCGCCGACGTCCGCCTCACCTTCGCCAACGCGCTGCGGTACAACCCGGCCGGCCACACCGTCCACACCTTCGCCGGCGACCTCCTCGCCTCGTTCGAGAAGATGTACGCTGCGGCCGTCTCTTGGTTCGAGGAGGAATGCAGACGCCTTCCATCACTGGTGCCGGTGCCAGTGCCATTGCCAGTTCCAGCGGAACTGCCACCTCCGGTGGTCCCACTCCCAGCACAGGTCAAGCCGAGGGCGGTGAGGATGCCGAAACCCAAGGCGAGGGAGCTGAACAAGAGGCAGATGAGCTTGGAGGAGAAGAACATGCTTAGGGCGGGGCTGGAGAGCTTACCTGAAGAGAAGATGCATAATGTGCTGCAGATTGTGCGCAAGAGGAATGTCAATAACCCGGAGCTGCTTGGGGATGAGATTGAGCTGGATATCGATGAAATGGACATCGAGACGCAGTGGGAGCTTGATCGATTTGTCAACAACTTCAACAAGGCGCTCAAAAAGAGCCGACGAGCTGCAATGATAAATGGGGGCATTGCTGATGTCAACAATGCTGATGGAGCTGGAGCTGTGAATGGTGCTGTGCCTATTTTGGTTGACCATGCTGATGTG GAGAGCGAGAATCCTGAGAACACTGTAGTGCCTGAGCAGGTGGATGAGTATGTAGATATTGATGACGAGATGCCAACCGCAACTTACCAATCAGTGGAGATCGAGAAGGGCGCTGAGGCCACGAGTGTCTCTGGTGGTTCgggaagtggttcttcatcatccagTG GTTCAGGGTCAGGGAGCTCAGGGGACAGCGCCTCAGAAGCTGGCGATGCTCGTTCTCTTGTTTAG
- the LOC119356514 gene encoding transcription factor GTE2-like isoform X2 — MASALIAGRRAQSHHWGDNRGPLAPAPSPNPGHRALPPADGSRAQHPLASPGVGYVTFRPSGLTHREAGALRDRLAGELGQVRALLSRIDAWQQELELEQQHRQPRRGQPREGGLPAPPSKLRAAMRKRCAQILSKLRKDKRSIWFNAPVEVETLGLHDYHAVIKSPMDLGTVKANLAARNYPSHDAFAADVRLTFANALRYNPAGHTVHTFAGDLLASFEKMYAAAVSWFEEECRRLPSLVPVPVPLPVPAELPPPVVPLPAQVKPRAVRMPKPKARELNKRQMSLEEKNMLRAGLESLPEEKMHNVLQIVRKRNVNNPELLGDEIELDIDEMDIETQWELDRFVNNFNKALKKSRRAAMINGGIADVNNADGAGAVNGAVPILVDHADVESENPENTVVPEQVDEYVDIDDEMPTATYQSVEIEKGAEATSVSGGSGSGSSSSSSGSGSSGDSASEAGDARSLV, encoded by the exons ATGGCCTCCGCgctcatcgccggccgccgcgcgcAGAGCCACCACTGGGGGGACAATCGCGGCCCGCTCGCGCCCGCGCCGAGCCCTAACCCCGGCCACCGCGCCCTCCCGCCCGCCGACGGCTCGAGGGCGCAGCACCCGCTGGCCTCGCCGGGGGTCGGCTACGTCACGTTCCGGCCGTCGGGGCTCACGCACCGCGAGGCCGGCGCGCTCCGGGACCGCCTCGCGGGCGAGCTCGGCCAGGTCCGCGCCCTCCTCTCCCGCATCGACGCGTGGCAGCAGGAGCTGGAGCTCGAGCAGCAGCACCGGCAGCCGCGGCGGGGCCAGCCGAGGGAGGGCGGCCTCCCCGCGCCCCCGTCGAAGCTGCGGGCGGCGATGCGGAAGCGGTGCGCGCAGATCCTGTCCAAGCTGCGCAAGGACAAGCGGAGCATCTGGTTCAATGCGCCCGTCGAGGTCGAGACCCTCGGCCTCCACGACTACCACGCCGTCATCAAGAGCCCCATGGACCTCGGCACCGTCAAGGCCAACCTCGCCGCCAGGAACTACCCCTCGCACGACGCCTTCGCCGCCGACGTCCGCCTCACCTTCGCCAACGCGCTGCGGTACAACCCGGCCGGCCACACCGTCCACACCTTCGCCGGCGACCTCCTCGCCTCGTTCGAGAAGATGTACGCTGCGGCCGTCTCTTGGTTCGAGGAGGAATGCAGACGCCTTCCATCACTGGTGCCGGTGCCAGTGCCATTGCCAGTTCCAGCGGAACTGCCACCTCCGGTGGTCCCACTCCCAGCACAGGTCAAGCCGAGGGCGGTGAGGATGCCGAAACCCAAGGCGAGGGAGCTGAACAAGAGGCAGATGAGCTTGGAGGAGAAGAACATGCTTAGGGCGGGGCTGGAGAGCTTACCTGAAGAGAAGATGCATAATGTGCTGCAGATTGTGCGCAAGAGGAATGTCAATAACCCGGAGCTGCTTGGGGATGAGATTGAGCTGGATATCGATGAAATGGACATCGAGACGCAGTGGGAGCTTGATCGATTTGTCAACAACTTCAACAAGGCGCTCAAAAAGAGCCGACGAGCTGCAATGATAAATGGGGGCATTGCTGATGTCAACAATGCTGATGGAGCTGGAGCTGTGAATGGTGCTGTGCCTATTTTGGTTGACCATGCTGATGTG GAGAGCGAGAATCCTGAGAACACTGTAGTGCCTGAGCAGGTGGATGAGTATGTAGATATTGATGACGAGATGCCAACCGCAACTTACCAATCAGTGGAGATCGAGAAGGGCGCTGAGGCCACGAGTGTCTCTGGTGGTTCgggaagtggttcttcatcatcca GTTCAGGGTCAGGGAGCTCAGGGGACAGCGCCTCAGAAGCTGGCGATGCTCGTTCTCTTGTTTAG